A genomic stretch from Spongiibacter nanhainus includes:
- a CDS encoding replication protein P, with translation MRDSNTLLDQANKQLASSKNTPTAAGQKASEQPLPDREAVVDAINQMFAEFELVYHNQYNKAFPTEEKLGYAKKLWFSNLCHIPPQRITSACHRAIRESEFLPTIKGILKFCEPDDRELGLPDSHSAYLEACRAPSPKAEYHWSHPAVYHAGRDSDWFFLASTAEQQAYPVFRRNYEQLCERVRRGETLPPPEAPALPKAAAKPLSPEQQKERMREMRRKLNI, from the coding sequence ATGCGCGACAGCAACACGCTACTGGACCAGGCCAACAAGCAACTGGCTTCATCGAAAAACACACCGACCGCAGCTGGGCAGAAGGCCTCTGAACAGCCTCTGCCCGACCGCGAAGCGGTGGTCGATGCCATCAACCAGATGTTTGCCGAATTTGAGCTGGTCTACCACAACCAGTACAACAAAGCCTTTCCCACCGAGGAAAAGCTCGGTTACGCCAAAAAACTCTGGTTTAGCAACCTTTGCCATATCCCTCCCCAGCGCATTACCAGCGCCTGCCACCGGGCTATCCGCGAGTCCGAGTTTTTGCCCACTATCAAAGGCATACTGAAATTCTGTGAGCCGGACGACCGGGAGCTGGGCCTGCCCGACAGCCACAGTGCGTATCTGGAAGCCTGCCGCGCGCCCAGCCCCAAAGCCGAATACCACTGGTCCCACCCCGCCGTTTACCACGCCGGCCGGGATAGCGACTGGTTTTTTCTAGCCAGCACCGCGGAGCAGCAGGCCTACCCGGTATTCCGGCGCAATTACGAGCAACTCTGTGAACGGGTTCGCCGGGGCGAAACTCTCCCCCCTCCGGAAGCCCCTGCACTGCCCAAAGCCGCTGCCAAGCCACTGAGCCCCGAACAACAAAAGGAGCGCATGCGGGAAATGCGCCGCAAGCTCAACATCTAG
- a CDS encoding DnaT-like ssDNA-binding domain-containing protein, translating to MPTYHIVFRLFMPDPLLERPLLVSPTLAATLGLEAALLYQLLSDWLPLLDSHHRDGLNWQVIDKSRLETQLPFWDRSQIESTLRTLADQGLIVLGGALLDNAQNIRLALRRADDHSSASSQQPTPTSASQGTVSKGPTTRPPRSPVPGQQMIPADWRPDSAAVDYLTRFNGIEPSFIEASLSEFIAHYRETGEARSSWSSTFSQYVSRRWKRHQYQQVEQAKQQSLASSWRPSADALEILLRDGVTQHFIEDAIPEFILYWQERGTVDNNWNSRFIQHIRLQWARYRNTVGEEQEFTPMRADWQPSEAVFDILRMACIDADFARAQIPEFILYWRDSGQAQRSWNTKFLQHVKYRWAHSHQMGSGNARQQHATGPGQQATGFIEKHTDRSWAEGL from the coding sequence ATGCCGACTTATCACATCGTGTTCAGGTTGTTTATGCCCGATCCCCTTTTGGAACGCCCCCTGCTGGTTTCTCCAACGCTCGCCGCCACCCTCGGCCTGGAGGCGGCTCTACTATACCAGCTACTCAGTGACTGGCTGCCTCTACTGGACAGCCATCACCGCGACGGGCTCAACTGGCAGGTGATCGACAAATCGCGCCTGGAAACCCAACTGCCGTTCTGGGATCGCTCGCAAATCGAATCGACGCTGCGAACTCTGGCAGATCAGGGCCTGATAGTGCTCGGTGGCGCACTGCTGGACAACGCCCAGAATATCCGCCTGGCGCTTCGCCGCGCCGACGATCACTCCTCCGCGTCGTCGCAGCAGCCCACGCCAACATCCGCCAGTCAAGGCACAGTCTCTAAAGGGCCGACAACTCGCCCGCCCCGCAGCCCAGTCCCCGGCCAGCAAATGATTCCCGCCGACTGGCGGCCCGACAGCGCTGCGGTGGACTACCTGACCCGCTTTAATGGTATTGAACCCAGCTTTATCGAGGCGTCATTATCAGAGTTTATCGCCCACTACCGGGAGACTGGCGAGGCCCGCAGCTCCTGGAGCAGTACCTTTTCACAATATGTCAGCCGACGCTGGAAACGCCATCAATACCAGCAAGTTGAACAGGCCAAGCAGCAGAGCCTCGCCTCCAGCTGGCGGCCCAGCGCCGACGCCTTGGAAATTCTGCTTCGCGACGGTGTGACTCAGCATTTTATCGAGGACGCCATTCCCGAATTCATTCTCTACTGGCAGGAACGGGGTACCGTCGATAACAACTGGAACTCCCGCTTTATCCAACATATTCGATTGCAGTGGGCGCGCTATCGCAATACCGTAGGCGAAGAGCAGGAATTCACGCCTATGCGGGCCGACTGGCAACCCAGCGAGGCGGTATTTGATATTCTGCGCATGGCTTGCATCGACGCCGATTTTGCTCGTGCGCAGATTCCCGAATTCATTCTGTATTGGCGGGACAGCGGCCAGGCACAGCGCTCTTGGAATACAAAGTTTCTACAACATGTAAAATACCGGTGGGCCCACAGCCACCAAATGGGAAGCGGCAATGCGCGACAGCAACACGCTACTGGACCAGGCCAACAAGCAACTGGCTTCATCGAAAAACACACCGACCGCAGCTGGGCAGAAGGCCTCTGA
- the radA gene encoding DNA repair protein RadA, with product MAKNKIAYVCSDCGSDHSKWQGQCQDCGAWNTLAEIKLGPARPGGAVQAKAGYAGAAGGDVQSLSSVKTEHLPRISSGFEEFDRVLGGGLVPGSAVLLGGHPGAGKSTLLLQVLCRLAASQGCLYVTGEESLQQVAMRAQRLGLVADDLQLYSETSLEHILTQAARHAPRVLVVDSIQVLHSEQVSSAPGSVSQVRECAAALTRFAKQSGTVLIMVGHVTKDGSLAGPKVLEHIIDCSMMIEGDSDSRYRTLRGHKNRFGAVNELGVFAMTEQGLKEVKNPSAIFLNRGEQVAAGSAVMVVWEGTRPLLVEIQALVDDSGYGNPRRVAVGLEQNRLAMLLAVLHRHGGLQLGDQDVFVNVVGGVKVLETGADLALLFAIVSSFRDQALPEELVVFGEVGLSGEIRPVPSGQERLQEARKHGFRRAIVPKGNAPRGDAGMEVVAVNSLAEALEAI from the coding sequence ATGGCAAAAAACAAAATCGCGTATGTGTGCAGCGACTGTGGTTCTGACCACAGCAAGTGGCAGGGGCAGTGTCAGGACTGTGGTGCCTGGAATACGCTGGCGGAAATCAAATTGGGGCCGGCGCGGCCGGGTGGTGCTGTGCAAGCCAAGGCAGGCTATGCCGGTGCCGCTGGCGGCGATGTGCAAAGCCTGTCCAGTGTAAAAACCGAACACCTGCCCCGTATCAGCAGTGGCTTTGAGGAGTTTGATCGGGTGCTGGGGGGCGGCCTGGTCCCCGGTTCGGCGGTGCTGCTGGGTGGCCACCCGGGAGCGGGTAAAAGTACCTTGCTGCTACAAGTGCTGTGCCGGTTGGCGGCAAGCCAGGGCTGTTTATACGTCACTGGCGAAGAATCCCTCCAGCAGGTGGCAATGCGGGCCCAGCGGCTGGGCCTGGTGGCGGACGATCTGCAACTCTACTCGGAGACCAGTCTGGAACATATCCTTACTCAGGCGGCCCGTCACGCGCCCCGGGTATTGGTAGTGGACTCGATCCAGGTGCTGCACAGCGAGCAGGTGAGCTCGGCGCCGGGCAGTGTGTCTCAGGTTCGGGAATGCGCCGCGGCGCTGACCCGCTTCGCCAAGCAGAGCGGTACCGTGCTGATTATGGTGGGCCATGTCACTAAAGATGGCAGCCTAGCGGGCCCCAAGGTGCTGGAGCACATCATCGATTGTTCGATGATGATCGAGGGCGATAGCGACAGCCGTTATCGCACCCTCCGCGGCCACAAGAATCGTTTTGGCGCGGTCAATGAGCTGGGCGTCTTTGCCATGACCGAGCAGGGTCTCAAAGAAGTGAAAAACCCCTCGGCGATTTTCCTCAATCGCGGCGAGCAGGTAGCCGCGGGCAGTGCGGTAATGGTGGTCTGGGAGGGGACTCGACCGCTGCTGGTGGAGATTCAAGCCCTAGTGGACGACTCCGGCTATGGCAATCCACGGCGGGTGGCAGTGGGGCTGGAACAGAACCGCTTGGCGATGCTATTGGCAGTGCTGCACCGCCACGGCGGCCTGCAATTGGGCGATCAGGACGTATTTGTGAATGTGGTCGGGGGCGTGAAGGTATTGGAAACCGGGGCCGATTTGGCGCTGCTGTTCGCCATCGTGTCCAGCTTTCGCGATCAGGCCCTGCCCGAAGAGTTGGTGGTGTTTGGCGAGGTGGGGCTGTCCGGCGAGATCAGGCCTGTCCCCAGCGGGCAGGAGCGATTGCAGGAGGCCCGCAAGCACGGTTTTCGTCGGGCCATCGTGCCCAAAGGCAACGCCCCCCGGGGCGATGCCGGTATGGAGGTGGTGGCCGTCAATTCCCTGGCAGAGGCGCTGGAGGCGATATAA
- a CDS encoding penicillin-binding protein 1A, with translation MSRTASTLRILVSLILLSGCGAVMVFAGAFLYIAPTLPPVETLRDVQLQTPLRIYSRDGQLLGEFGEKRRSPVSIQEVPQTFVDAFLAAEDDHFFQHRGVDISGLLRAASQLITSGSIQTGGSTITMQVAKNYFLSQERTFTRKFTEIFLAIEIERALSKGDILELYLNKIFLGNHAYGIEAAAQIYYGKPIRELHLSQMAMIAGLPKAPSAYNPVADPERAKVRRNWILRRMHHLGYITQAEMEEAQQQPISAKAHPSKLDLDAAYVAEMVRLEMLQRFGRSAYEDGYTVITTVDSKLQRAAQTAVLDGVIEYDSRHGYRGPEAQWQLPEILDDDQRQALAKKLEDIGRVGPWHPALVLTVEEKSFTALLATGQQTQLEWEQGLKGTVRYISEDRFTHPAENAGELVSPGDVVRLRISDGDTRQWLFSQVPDIQAALVSLEADSGALLSLVGGYDYQSSSFNRATQAKRQPGSNFKPFIYTAAMDNGFTPASIINDAPIVFDDDSLGGTWRPSNDSGTFNGPMRLRKALYLSRNLVSIRLLRELGIGTAIDYIGRFGFNTENLPRDLSLALGSHSLTPLEIVTGYAVFANGGFKVSPYLIERIIDANGDTVFRADPVTACRACEQQDDEPALPTKEAESLEDMLATEGLQARRAKRVIGADVVFLMDSILRDVIKRGTGRRALVLERDDAAGKTGTTNGPVDAWFSGYSGGVVTSTWAGFDQNQKLGRREYGGSVALPMWIDYMRVATQNRPERHFEQPDNIVTVRIDPDSGQLAGPGQANAIFEYFRNDNAPTESYSQPGGGYEDFSDPVEIF, from the coding sequence ATGTCACGCACGGCGTCCACTTTACGCATTCTTGTATCCCTTATCCTGCTATCCGGCTGTGGCGCCGTCATGGTGTTTGCCGGGGCCTTTCTCTACATTGCCCCGACCCTTCCCCCAGTAGAAACACTGCGGGACGTTCAGCTACAGACCCCACTGCGCATCTACAGCCGGGACGGCCAACTGCTGGGCGAATTCGGCGAGAAGCGGCGCAGTCCGGTCAGCATCCAGGAGGTGCCGCAAACCTTTGTCGACGCCTTTCTGGCAGCGGAGGATGACCACTTCTTTCAGCACCGCGGGGTGGATATCTCCGGCCTGCTGAGAGCGGCGTCCCAGCTCATCACCAGCGGCAGTATTCAAACCGGTGGTTCCACCATTACCATGCAAGTGGCAAAAAACTATTTCCTCAGCCAAGAGCGCACCTTCACCCGCAAATTCACCGAAATCTTCCTGGCCATCGAAATCGAGCGCGCGCTAAGCAAAGGCGATATCCTCGAGCTCTACCTCAACAAGATTTTCCTTGGCAACCACGCCTATGGTATTGAAGCGGCAGCACAAATCTATTACGGAAAACCCATAAGGGAATTACATTTATCGCAAATGGCAATGATTGCCGGATTGCCCAAGGCGCCGTCTGCCTACAACCCTGTAGCCGACCCTGAAAGGGCGAAAGTTCGCCGCAATTGGATACTCCGGCGGATGCATCACTTAGGCTATATCACTCAGGCCGAAATGGAGGAGGCCCAACAGCAGCCGATATCCGCCAAAGCCCACCCCAGCAAACTCGACCTGGATGCAGCCTACGTGGCAGAGATGGTGCGCCTGGAAATGCTGCAACGCTTTGGCCGCAGCGCCTACGAGGACGGCTACACCGTTATCACCACCGTCGACAGCAAGCTTCAGCGCGCGGCCCAAACCGCCGTGTTGGATGGAGTGATCGAATACGACAGCCGTCACGGCTACCGCGGACCGGAAGCCCAGTGGCAACTCCCCGAGATTCTGGATGACGACCAGCGCCAGGCGCTGGCAAAAAAGCTTGAGGATATTGGCCGAGTCGGACCCTGGCACCCGGCATTGGTGCTGACAGTAGAAGAAAAAAGCTTCACCGCACTCCTGGCTACCGGGCAACAGACGCAGCTGGAGTGGGAACAGGGCCTTAAAGGGACCGTCCGTTACATCAGCGAAGATCGCTTTACCCACCCCGCAGAAAACGCTGGAGAACTGGTCAGCCCCGGCGATGTGGTGCGTTTGCGCATCAGCGACGGCGACACCCGGCAATGGCTTTTCTCCCAGGTTCCGGATATTCAGGCGGCCCTTGTCTCTCTTGAGGCCGACAGCGGCGCGCTGCTGAGCTTGGTCGGCGGCTACGACTACCAGAGCAGCTCCTTTAACCGCGCCACCCAGGCTAAACGCCAGCCCGGCTCCAACTTTAAGCCGTTTATTTACACCGCCGCCATGGACAACGGCTTCACTCCGGCGAGCATCATTAACGACGCTCCCATTGTTTTTGACGACGATTCTCTGGGGGGAACGTGGCGCCCTAGCAACGACAGCGGTACCTTTAATGGACCGATGCGGCTGCGCAAGGCCCTCTATCTATCCCGCAACCTGGTATCTATTCGGCTGCTCCGGGAGCTGGGTATTGGTACCGCCATTGACTACATAGGCCGGTTTGGCTTTAACACCGAGAATCTGCCCCGGGACTTGTCACTGGCACTGGGCAGTCACTCCCTGACACCCCTGGAGATCGTCACCGGCTACGCCGTATTTGCCAACGGCGGCTTCAAAGTTTCCCCTTACTTGATCGAGCGCATCATCGACGCCAATGGCGACACTGTATTCCGCGCCGACCCGGTTACCGCTTGCCGCGCCTGTGAGCAACAGGACGACGAACCCGCCCTCCCCACCAAAGAGGCTGAATCACTGGAAGACATGCTGGCCACTGAGGGTCTGCAGGCTCGGCGCGCTAAACGGGTCATTGGCGCCGACGTGGTGTTTTTAATGGACAGCATTCTGCGGGATGTCATCAAACGGGGTACCGGACGCCGCGCCCTGGTGTTGGAGCGCGACGATGCGGCAGGTAAAACGGGTACCACCAACGGACCGGTGGATGCCTGGTTCTCGGGCTACAGCGGCGGCGTAGTGACCTCCACCTGGGCGGGCTTTGACCAAAACCAGAAGCTAGGACGCCGGGAATACGGTGGCTCCGTGGCCCTGCCAATGTGGATTGATTATATGCGGGTAGCCACCCAAAACCGCCCCGAGCGGCACTTTGAACAGCCCGACAATATCGTCACCGTGCGCATCGACCCTGACAGCGGGCAGCTGGCCGGACCCGGCCAGGCCAACGCTATTTTTGAGTACTTCCGCAACGACAACGCCCCAACGGAGAGCTACTCACAACCCGGCGGCGGTTACGAAGACTTCTCCGACCCGGTAGAAATCTTCTAG
- a CDS encoding pilus assembly protein PilM: MLDALIGSQKSRAVLGVDISSSAVKLLELSRSGDNYRVESYAVMSLPPQSVVEKNITDVEAVGEVVKAVVARSRSKLTRAAAAVPGSAVITKVLRMPADMNEDAMETQISLEADQYIPYPLDEVALDFEVMGESPDSPDQCDVLLVACRRDNVDSRVEALEIGGLEPKVMDVEAYAVERSYELIAQQMGYDENTVVAIIDIGASMTSLSVVVNNETVYTRDQLFGGRQLTEEIQRRYGLSAEEAGLAKKQGGLSDDYDSEVLAPFKEAVIQQVSRSLQFFFSASQYSAVDAILLAGGVAAMSGLADTVAERLEVNTVVANPFASMSLAPSVDAVKLSNDAPAMLIACGLALRSFD; encoded by the coding sequence GTGCTAGATGCCCTGATCGGCAGCCAGAAATCCCGCGCTGTGCTCGGTGTGGACATTAGCTCCAGCGCGGTGAAGCTGCTGGAGCTGAGCCGCAGTGGCGACAATTACCGCGTGGAAAGCTACGCAGTGATGTCGTTGCCGCCGCAGTCCGTGGTGGAAAAAAACATCACTGACGTCGAGGCCGTTGGCGAAGTGGTCAAGGCTGTAGTGGCGCGGTCGCGCTCCAAACTTACTCGAGCGGCGGCGGCTGTGCCGGGGTCGGCGGTTATCACCAAAGTTTTAAGAATGCCCGCCGATATGAATGAAGATGCCATGGAGACGCAGATCTCTCTGGAAGCAGATCAGTACATTCCCTACCCCCTGGACGAGGTAGCGCTGGATTTTGAAGTGATGGGGGAGTCCCCGGATAGCCCGGATCAATGTGATGTGCTGTTGGTGGCTTGCCGCCGCGACAATGTCGACTCCCGGGTCGAGGCCCTGGAGATCGGTGGCCTCGAGCCGAAAGTCATGGATGTCGAGGCCTATGCCGTGGAGCGCAGCTACGAGCTGATCGCCCAGCAAATGGGTTATGACGAGAACACGGTGGTGGCGATCATCGATATCGGCGCCAGTATGACCTCGCTGAGTGTGGTGGTGAATAACGAAACGGTCTACACCCGGGATCAGTTGTTTGGCGGTCGCCAGCTCACCGAGGAGATCCAGCGCCGCTATGGCTTGAGTGCCGAAGAAGCAGGCCTGGCCAAAAAGCAGGGCGGACTTTCCGACGACTATGACAGCGAAGTGTTAGCTCCGTTCAAAGAGGCGGTTATTCAGCAGGTATCTCGCTCTCTGCAATTCTTTTTTTCCGCAAGCCAGTACAGCGCGGTAGACGCTATTTTGCTGGCTGGAGGGGTGGCGGCGATGTCGGGTTTGGCGGACACCGTTGCCGAGCGTCTGGAGGTCAATACGGTGGTGGCCAACCCCTTTGCATCTATGTCGCTGGCGCCGTCGGTAGACGCCGTCAAACTCAGTAATGATGCCCCCGCAATGCTGATTGCCTGCGGCCTGGCTCTAAGGAGCTTCGACTAA
- a CDS encoding PilN domain-containing protein, translating to MATINLLPWREERRQLIKQQFLVVLGGVAVLGALLVLLGVTVMNSAISDQEGRNRYIQTHIDKLNREVREISDLEKRRQQLIDRMNIIQDLQGTRPLIVRVFDEMVRTLPDGLFFTSVVRRGNNINVEGIAESNNRVSSLMRKLDGSPWFDDPNLTAVSAASRYGEQASSFRLSFKISAPKPDQDKKK from the coding sequence ATGGCAACCATTAACTTACTGCCTTGGCGCGAAGAGCGCCGCCAGCTGATTAAGCAGCAGTTCCTGGTCGTTTTGGGTGGGGTGGCTGTGTTGGGTGCCCTGCTTGTGTTGCTGGGTGTCACTGTCATGAATTCGGCGATCAGCGACCAGGAGGGCCGCAACCGCTACATTCAAACCCATATCGACAAGCTCAATCGCGAAGTGCGGGAAATCAGCGACCTGGAAAAGCGGCGGCAGCAGCTCATTGACCGCATGAACATTATCCAGGACCTGCAAGGCACTCGGCCTTTGATTGTGCGGGTCTTCGACGAAATGGTACGGACACTGCCCGACGGGCTGTTTTTCACCTCTGTGGTGCGCCGTGGCAACAACATCAATGTTGAAGGGATTGCTGAGTCCAATAACCGCGTCTCGAGTTTGATGCGGAAGTTAGACGGGTCGCCGTGGTTTGACGACCCGAATTTGACGGCGGTTAGTGCGGCCAGCCGTTACGGTGAGCAGGCCAGTTCCTTCCGGCTTTCTTTTAAGATCAGTGCGCCTAAGCCTGATCAGGACAAGAAAAAGTAG
- a CDS encoding type 4a pilus biogenesis protein PilO has protein sequence MAFQEWIDEVRQFDFADLDLENIGAWPVLVRAAVWVLVFVLCVVGGYFYFIADLRVELAAAEAKELKLKKEFENKAFRAAKLEPLKKQMKEMEASFGILLSQLPADTEVPGLLEDMTEKAVSNGLDIQSIKLQKEQVREFYVELPIAIEVSGTYHDLAAFVSGIAGLPRIVTLHDYNIKSNDQLTKQRMSITAKTYRYKDLQEGS, from the coding sequence GTGGCGTTCCAAGAATGGATTGATGAAGTTCGGCAGTTTGATTTCGCCGACCTAGATTTGGAAAACATCGGTGCCTGGCCAGTCCTGGTTCGGGCGGCGGTGTGGGTGCTGGTGTTTGTGCTCTGTGTGGTAGGCGGCTATTTCTATTTCATTGCCGACCTTCGTGTAGAGCTGGCCGCGGCAGAAGCCAAAGAGCTCAAGCTGAAAAAAGAATTTGAGAACAAGGCCTTTCGCGCTGCCAAATTGGAGCCCCTCAAAAAGCAGATGAAGGAAATGGAGGCGTCTTTTGGCATCCTGCTCAGTCAGTTGCCGGCGGATACCGAGGTGCCGGGGCTGCTGGAGGATATGACCGAAAAAGCCGTTTCAAATGGCTTGGATATCCAAAGCATAAAACTGCAAAAAGAGCAGGTGCGGGAGTTTTATGTCGAGTTGCCCATTGCTATAGAGGTCAGCGGCACCTATCACGACCTCGCCGCGTTTGTGAGTGGCATCGCCGGCCTGCCAAGGATTGTGACCTTGCACGACTATAACATTAAGTCCAATGATCAGCTGACCAAGCAGAGAATGTCGATTACGGCTAAAACCTATCGCTACAAAGACCTTCAGGAGGGATCGTGA
- a CDS encoding pilus assembly protein PilP, with product MNHTVRFVSLAAVCLTVAACSGGSQYQDIDAFLKEKREAPTGQIPPVPALKAYRAFTYSASGMRSPFSKPVDVKEIARLEASASVKPDTNREREFLEQYSFDALRMVGTLELDGVLWALIKDPEGGVHRVRRANYLGRNHGRILEIGENYLSVVEIVSTGGDGWVERPRTLELSTGRP from the coding sequence GTGAATCATACTGTCCGATTCGTTTCCCTGGCGGCGGTTTGCCTTACTGTGGCGGCCTGCAGTGGTGGTTCTCAATACCAAGATATCGACGCCTTTTTAAAGGAAAAACGAGAAGCGCCCACTGGCCAAATTCCTCCGGTGCCGGCGTTAAAAGCCTACCGCGCGTTCACCTACAGCGCGTCCGGCATGCGCAGTCCTTTTAGTAAGCCGGTGGATGTGAAAGAAATTGCCCGACTGGAGGCGTCGGCCTCTGTGAAGCCCGATACGAACCGGGAGCGAGAGTTCCTGGAGCAGTATTCCTTTGACGCGCTCAGAATGGTGGGCACCTTGGAGCTGGATGGCGTGCTGTGGGCTTTGATTAAAGATCCAGAGGGTGGTGTACACCGGGTTCGGCGTGCTAACTACCTTGGGCGCAACCACGGCAGGATCTTGGAAATCGGCGAAAATTATCTATCGGTGGTGGAGATCGTCTCCACTGGCGGTGACGGCTGGGTCGAACGACCCCGAACCCTGGAATTGAGCACAGGCAGGCCCTGA
- the pilQ gene encoding type IV pilus secretin PilQ has translation MNTGNLTNRSWRCKNRATGWGGRLLGALVLLGTALSASATSLTGVEFNALQNGSFEARFRFEGAAPDVKGYTIEKPARIALDLAGTESGLSQKKFPLAYDNASSAVVLEGNGRTRIVFNLIKLAPYETRVEGDELVVAVGSGGSQAYLKEKYNNPVLSISDAPKKAGGNRITDLDFRRGDEGEGRLVVSLADDKADINVFVEGANIRIDMAGVDLPENLRRRFDVGDFATPVKMIDARMGEKGAKLSMEARGEYDYLAYQTDNEYVVSVKPLTEQELEQRRKEFAYVGDKLSLNFQDIEVRSVLQLIADFTELNLVASDTVKGNITLRLQNVPWDQALDLVLKTKGLDKRQIGNVLMVAPAAEIAERERQQIEAQKQVEELAPLQTEFIRIRYADAAELFKLFKPGGRGGNNGNDENSTGSILSPRGTVIVDERTNSLLITETAERLEEFRRLVSLIDVPVRQVQIEARIVRATSDFDRALGVRWGGAYVEQNGDEIYTANGDLESDQATQNNFLSALQAGSPNYSAVPGLVTDLGVPGAAGSFAVGFISPDVLLNLELSALESKGRGEIVSQPRVVTGDKEPAIIKSGTEIPYPESSASGETTIAFKEAVLKLDVTPIITPDDRIIMDLVINQDTVGELVIATGLGGQVPTIDTTELQTRILVSNGETVVLGGVYDQFDLQTETKVPFLGDIPFLGRLFKSTSVTREKQETLIFITPRILADSLVD, from the coding sequence ATGAATACTGGAAACCTCACGAATAGATCGTGGCGCTGTAAGAACCGGGCAACAGGCTGGGGCGGCCGCCTGCTGGGTGCCTTGGTGCTCCTGGGTACGGCGCTATCGGCGTCGGCGACAAGTTTGACCGGGGTAGAGTTTAACGCGCTGCAAAATGGCAGTTTCGAAGCGCGTTTCCGCTTTGAGGGCGCTGCGCCGGATGTCAAAGGCTACACCATAGAAAAACCGGCCCGTATCGCGCTGGATCTGGCGGGTACCGAGAGCGGTTTATCTCAGAAGAAGTTTCCCCTGGCCTACGACAATGCAAGCAGCGCCGTGGTGCTGGAGGGCAATGGCCGGACCCGCATCGTGTTTAACCTGATCAAACTGGCTCCCTACGAGACCCGGGTCGAGGGCGACGAATTAGTGGTTGCAGTGGGTTCGGGCGGCAGCCAGGCCTACCTGAAGGAAAAGTACAACAATCCAGTTCTATCGATCTCGGACGCACCCAAGAAAGCTGGCGGCAATCGTATTACCGACCTGGATTTTCGCCGTGGTGATGAAGGCGAGGGTCGCCTGGTGGTCAGTCTGGCAGATGACAAGGCCGACATTAACGTGTTTGTCGAAGGGGCCAATATTCGCATTGATATGGCGGGCGTCGACCTGCCGGAAAACCTGCGTCGCCGTTTTGACGTCGGCGACTTTGCTACGCCGGTTAAGATGATCGATGCCAGAATGGGTGAAAAGGGCGCCAAGCTAAGCATGGAAGCCCGGGGTGAGTACGACTACCTGGCCTACCAAACTGACAATGAGTACGTGGTCAGTGTGAAGCCTTTAACCGAACAAGAACTGGAGCAGCGACGCAAAGAATTTGCCTATGTCGGCGACAAGTTGTCGCTGAACTTCCAGGATATTGAAGTGCGGTCGGTGTTACAGTTGATTGCCGATTTTACTGAGCTCAATTTGGTGGCCAGTGATACCGTCAAAGGCAATATCACCTTGCGGCTGCAAAATGTTCCCTGGGATCAGGCACTGGATTTAGTGCTCAAAACCAAGGGCTTGGACAAGCGTCAGATCGGTAATGTACTGATGGTAGCCCCGGCTGCAGAGATTGCCGAGCGGGAGCGCCAGCAAATCGAAGCGCAGAAACAGGTCGAAGAACTTGCGCCACTGCAGACCGAGTTTATCCGCATTCGTTACGCCGACGCCGCTGAGCTGTTTAAGTTGTTCAAGCCCGGTGGTCGGGGCGGTAATAATGGTAATGATGAAAACTCTACCGGCAGTATTTTGTCTCCCCGTGGTACGGTCATCGTTGATGAGCGCACAAACTCTTTGTTGATCACCGAAACCGCAGAGCGCTTGGAAGAGTTCCGCCGCTTGGTGTCGCTGATCGACGTACCAGTGCGCCAAGTGCAGATAGAGGCCCGCATTGTGCGTGCGACCTCGGATTTCGATCGCGCATTAGGGGTGCGTTGGGGCGGTGCCTATGTCGAGCAAAACGGGGATGAAATTTATACCGCCAATGGCGACCTGGAAAGCGACCAGGCCACTCAAAATAACTTCCTCAGTGCACTGCAAGCTGGCTCTCCCAATTATTCGGCGGTTCCGGGGCTGGTGACAGATCTGGGAGTACCCGGCGCAGCGGGTTCCTTCGCGGTGGGCTTTATCAGCCCGGATGTACTGCTGAATTTGGAGCTGTCAGCACTGGAGTCCAAAGGCCGGGGTGAAATTGTTTCCCAGCCGAGAGTGGTCACTGGCGACAAGGAGCCGGCGATTATCAAATCCGGTACAGAGATCCCCTACCCTGAGTCCTCTGCCAGCGGTGAAACTACCATTGCCTTCAAGGAGGCGGTGTTAAAGCTGGATGTTACTCCAATTATCACCCCTGACGATCGCATTATTATGGATCTGGTGATTAATCAGGACACCGTCGGCGAGCTGGTGATTGCGACTGGGCTGGGTGGTCAGGTGCCCACCATTGATACCACCGAGCTGCAAACACGAATTCTGGTCAGCAATGGCGAAACTGTGGTGCTGGGCGGTGTCTACGACCAGTTCGACTTACAGACGGAAACTAAAGTGCCGTTTTTAGGTGATATTCCCTTCTTGGGGCGCTTGTTTAAATCCACATCGGTGACTCGTGAGAAGCAGGAAACCCTGATCTTCATCACGCCGCGTATCTTGGCAGACAGTTTGGTTGATTGA